Proteins encoded in a region of the Apostichopus japonicus isolate 1M-3 chromosome 19, ASM3797524v1, whole genome shotgun sequence genome:
- the LOC139960576 gene encoding uncharacterized protein, producing MSRNPLKCINCSMFRPGRAWDEHDLCPKCRSCTRRDPCLVCIKFTPAQWQDIDLWLEGLRSKLQGRLDSIPSAIGAPEVPGVTGDREEEGVVEREVEESGQERAEGEKEVEREERERERERERIPLTAPATSGSVTARGKGRSKSKAPAKKRPPKQRHSSAGLETPSQSRPQLNRPTERGPPAVGGSGPKERATEGTRRRSRSRSREPERRVPTEIPARESRERESSRRPRRERSGSHTRSPRRRERKRYSPVSDESSDSSDDGYRRAKRRRRSPRRRQEEEPAWLSKLTGLLRPLLEQRTSTVADVAPGPTSPVPTMAPQPAPDPDALDCRASVNLSGLEDEGEPIDPDPLDYDPMEDSFGHNYEPEEAPVTGGALPQELITRAADIFRRHLGFKEPETQPQKAGRVSKLTATGEASYKPKTTIPVDATCYDRFEAIANKTKWTAFPARADRVVRVPDEAWRDLFKCPTIPQEAKERLKAEQGASSTHVFKTPAQRKLEELLVEVDMAARSGMKFASVLMLSAEVLMRHHQQLPEDSSQVSRDEAGQLLLLLGPLVRLAYDQFARIATRSVKARRQSIVSAIHWPSTEAKDRMLELPILGEDLFAGCFQKKLQEEVARRETLAKSEFRPPPTQRTRPFRPRESRAPRGTRAAPAKSMSRGALRGRSRGAAFRPTRPWAPRGGRGSTSTRRDSDRSSTRPAFAAQP from the coding sequence atgtcacgcaatccattgaagtgcatcaactgctcaatgtttcgcccaggcagagcctgggacgaacacgacctttgtccgaaatgcagatcctgcactcgacgagacccctgcctggtgtgtattaagtttacaccagctCAGTGGCAGGACATCGACCTGTGGCTTGAGGGCTTACGTAGCAAGCTCCAGGGAAGGCTGGACTCGATCCCGAGCGCAATCGGGGCTCCGGAGGTTCCAGGAGTAACGGGagatagagaggaggagggagtagtagagagagaggtggaggagagtggccaggagagggccgaaggagagaaagaggtagagagagaggaaagagaaagagaaagagaaagagaaagaattcccctaacggccccggctacgtccggatcagttacggccagagggaagggcaggagcaaaagcaaggctcctgccaagaaaagacctccaaAGCAGAGGCACAGCTCGGCCGGGCTGGAGACTCCGTCTCAGTCCAGGCCGCAGCTAAACAGACCCACGGAGCGCGGCCCTCCGGCCGTGGGAGGCTCGGGTCCAAAAGAGAGAGCAACCGAGGGGACGCggagacggagccggtcccgttccagggagccggagaggcgggttccgacggagatcccggcccgagaaagtagggagagagagtcctcccgccgacccagaagggagagatcggggtcacatacaagatccccaagacggagagagaggaagagatactcTCCGGTCTCCGACGAGTCCTCGGACTCATCCGACGATGGATACAGAAGAGCTAAGAGGAGGCGCCGGTCCCCGAGACGGCGTCAGGAGGAGGAGCCAGCTTGGCTATCAAAACTCACCGGCCTGCTACGGCCCCTGCTGGAGCAAAGGACGTCCACGGTAGCTGACGTGGCACCAGGCCCTACTAGCCCCGTACCGACCATGGCCCCGCAACCGGCCCCGGACCCGGACGCTCTggattgcagagcgtcggtgaaTCTTTCCGGCTTGGAGGACGAAGGGGAGCCCATAGATCCAGATCCTCTCGACTACGATCCTATGGAGGACAGCTTTGGCCATAATTACGAACCGGAGGAGGCGCCCGTGACAGGAGGAGCCCTCCCACAGGAGCTAATAACACGGGCGGCAGACATATTCAGACGACACCTGGGGTTCAAGGAACCCGAGACGCAACCGCAGAAggcgggccgggtatcaaaattgacggcgaccggcgaggcgtcatataagcccaagactaccataccagtagacgcaacctgttatgacagatttgaggccATTGCCAACAAGACCAAGTGGACGGCCTTCCCGGCCAGGGCAGATAGAGTGGTCAGGGTACCTGACGAGGCCTGGAGGGATCTATTTAAATGTCCAACCATCCCCCAGGAGGCCAAGGAGAGATTAAAAGCCGAACAAGGGGCCTCATCCACACACGTGTTCAAGACCCCGGCCCAGAGGAAGCTAGAAgagcttttggtagaggtggacatggcagcccgttcgggcatgaagttcgcatcggtactaatgctatcagCCGAAGTCCTCATGCGACACCACCAACAACTCCCTGAGGACAGCAGCCAAGTATCCAGGGACgaagcgggccagctcctcctGCTGCTGGGCCCCCTTGTCAGGCTCGCGTACGATCAATTTGCAAGGATCGCTACCAGGTCCGTAAAGGCCCGTAGACAAAGCATCGTCTCCGCCATCCATTGGCCATCGACGGAGGCTAAGGACAGAATGCTGGAGCTACCAATCCTCGGGGAAGACCTTTTTGCGGgctgcttccaaaagaaactgcAGGAAGAGGTGGCCCGAAGAGAGACTCTGGCCAAATCAGAATTCCGACCCCCACCTACTCAGAGAACCAGACCCTTCCGCCCGAGGGAGAGCAGAGCACCTAGGGGAACGAGAGCAGCACCCGCCAAATCTAtgagcagaggagctctcagaggCAGAAGCCGGGGGGCAGCCTTCCGTCCGACCCGTCCCTGGGcccccagaggaggcagaggctcgacgtcgaccagacgggacagtgaccgctcctccactcgaccagcgttcgccgcccagccctag